ACGAACAAAATAACATATAAAAAAGGTAGGTAAAGCGGTATGACAACGAAAAAAACATCAGTAATTGGTTTCCCGCGTATTGGTAAGGCTCGTGAACTCAAGTTTGCAAGTGAAAAATTCTTCAAGGGCGAAATTTCTGAAGCAGAACTGCAGAAGACGGCGGCCGAAATCCGCCTGTACGGTTGGCAGAAGCAAAAGGCGGCTGGCATTGACTTCATTCCGTCCAATGATTTTTCGTTCTACGATAACGTTCTTGATACGGCGTTCTTGCTCGGGGCCGTGCCTGCGCGCTACAAGGAACTTGGACTTTCTGAACTTGAAACGTATTTTGCCGCTGCGCACGGCTATCAGGGCGAAAAGGGCGATGTCAAGGCCCTCCCGATGAAGAAATGGTTCAATACGAACTATCACTATATTGTTCCCGAATTGGACGACTCTACTGAACTTGCTGTTGCAGGCGATGTGAAGCCCCTTCGGGAATACAACGAGGCGAAGGCCGCCGGGGTACATACAGTGCCTAGCCTCGTTGGACCTTATACCTTCTTGAAGCTTGCCCGCTACAATGGCAAGAGGAATGCTTCTGCATTCGCGACACCTGCGGTGAACGCCTACTTGAAGCTGGCCGAACAGCTGGCGGCGGCCGGAGCCGAGTGGGTTAGCTTTGCCGAACCCGCGCTCGTCTTCGACTTGAGTGAAGAAGACAAGCAGTTCTTCAAGGCCATCTATAGCGCCCTTCTGGAACAGTTGCACGCGAAGGCTTCGGTTAAGGTCCTTTTGCAGACTTACTTCGGTGATATCCGCGATGTCTATCAAGAAGTCGTTTCGCTCGGTTTCGACGGTATCGGTATCGACTTTGTCGAAGGCATCAAGTCCCTTGAACTGCTCAAGACGGGCTTCCCGAAAAACGCCACTTTGTTTGCGGGCGTGGTGAACGGCAAGAACATCTGGCGCGCCGATTACGAAAAGAAAAATCTCCTTCTGATTGAAATCGAGAAGGTTGTCGATGCTTCCCGCCTGGTTGTGGGTACTTCGTGCTCGCTGTTGCATGTGCCGTATACGGTTGCTGCTGAACAGAAGCTCTCTCCGGAAATCTTGAAGCATTTTGCCTTTGCCGAAGAAAAGCTTGTGGAACTTTCTGATATTGCATCGGAAAATCCGGATGCCATCGAAAAGAACAGGACGCTCTTCGGGATCGACCGCGTGAAGGCTACACCTTCGGTGCAGTCTGCGCTGGCTGCCCTCAATGATTCTGAC
This DNA window, taken from Fibrobacter sp. UWR2, encodes the following:
- the metE gene encoding 5-methyltetrahydropteroyltriglutamate--homocysteine S-methyltransferase produces the protein MTTKKTSVIGFPRIGKARELKFASEKFFKGEISEAELQKTAAEIRLYGWQKQKAAGIDFIPSNDFSFYDNVLDTAFLLGAVPARYKELGLSELETYFAAAHGYQGEKGDVKALPMKKWFNTNYHYIVPELDDSTELAVAGDVKPLREYNEAKAAGVHTVPSLVGPYTFLKLARYNGKRNASAFATPAVNAYLKLAEQLAAAGAEWVSFAEPALVFDLSEEDKQFFKAIYSALLEQLHAKASVKVLLQTYFGDIRDVYQEVVSLGFDGIGIDFVEGIKSLELLKTGFPKNATLFAGVVNGKNIWRADYEKKNLLLIEIEKVVDASRLVVGTSCSLLHVPYTVAAEQKLSPEILKHFAFAEEKLVELSDIASENPDAIEKNRTLFGIDRVKATPSVQSALAALNDSDFVRSPARAERRNIQAAEFNLPAYPTTTIGSFPQTAEVRANRAAFRKGEITREQYVTFNQKKIAQCIALQESIGLDVIVHGEFERNDMVEYFGTQIDGFIFTQNAWVQSYGTRCVKPPVVWGDIHRSKPITVEWSVFAQKQTSKPVKGMLTGPVTILNWSFPREDISLKTQAQQIGLAIRDEVLDLEKNGIKIIQIDEAALREKLPLRKSDWHKEYLDWAIPAFRLVHAKVRPETQIHTHMCYSEFNDIVKDIDAMDADVITFEASRSDLKLLDALNEARFETQVGPGVYDIHSPRVPSVDEIVKTIHKIIDKVPQANVWVNPDCGLKTRGEAETTASLKNLVAAAKQLRAEV